One part of the Terriglobales bacterium genome encodes these proteins:
- a CDS encoding FtsX-like permease family protein, with protein sequence MSVRASMFLHVLKRGLLGRGNRPLIAFIALTVAATMITAMLSLYGGLENKLNRDFRSYGANITVAAPDGQRLPPDALTRAHSAIGSDAIVVPFAFAIAHTSGDEAVVVAGTEMDQVRRLNAWWSVSKWPSGDDQALAGSRAESHLQVNHGSFDLDFAGRSLHFRQSGTVKTGSDEEDRVYIPLSTFERWTGIGASLLEISAPGSRDQIAADVSQLESALPGMQVRPVRQLLRAQGAVVSRMRSVMLASTLLIALTVALCVFSTLTSSILERRRDFAVMKAIGSSQATVNALFAGEALTIALCAAVLGYILGSGTAAWISQANFHAVVTPQLSVLPLVILANLALALLAATVPLARLQRIEPAGILKGE encoded by the coding sequence ATGAGCGTACGTGCCTCGATGTTCCTTCATGTGCTCAAGCGGGGTCTGCTGGGGCGCGGCAACCGTCCGCTGATCGCGTTTATCGCGCTAACTGTTGCGGCCACGATGATCACGGCCATGCTGAGTCTCTATGGCGGCCTGGAAAATAAGCTAAATCGTGATTTTCGCTCTTATGGCGCAAACATCACGGTTGCTGCTCCTGATGGACAGCGTCTGCCTCCTGATGCCTTAACACGTGCTCACTCCGCCATCGGATCCGATGCGATCGTAGTCCCGTTTGCGTTTGCAATCGCTCACACCAGTGGCGATGAGGCAGTGGTGGTTGCTGGAACAGAGATGGACCAGGTCCGGCGACTCAACGCCTGGTGGTCCGTTTCGAAGTGGCCCAGCGGAGACGACCAGGCTTTGGCAGGCTCGCGGGCTGAGTCGCATCTGCAGGTCAATCACGGCAGCTTCGATTTAGACTTTGCGGGACGCTCGCTTCACTTCCGGCAGTCCGGCACGGTGAAAACCGGATCGGATGAGGAAGATCGGGTCTATATTCCGCTCAGCACATTCGAGCGTTGGACTGGAATCGGCGCATCGTTACTCGAGATCTCAGCGCCGGGATCGCGCGACCAGATAGCCGCCGATGTTTCCCAGCTCGAATCAGCATTGCCGGGCATGCAGGTTCGACCGGTGCGACAGTTGCTTCGGGCACAGGGCGCCGTGGTAAGCCGTATGCGCTCCGTGATGCTCGCCTCAACGCTGCTTATTGCATTGACTGTTGCGCTGTGTGTTTTTTCTACGCTCACTTCCTCAATTCTGGAGAGACGTCGTGATTTTGCAGTCATGAAGGCAATTGGCTCCTCGCAGGCAACCGTGAACGCTCTCTTCGCCGGTGAAGCGCTGACCATCGCCCTCTGTGCTGCGGTCCTCGGCTACATTCTGGGTTCCGGCACTGCTGCATGGATTTCGCAAGCCAACTTTCACGCCGTCGTCACGCCGCAGTTGAGCGTGCTGCCGCTCGTGATCCTTGCAAATCTAGCTCTGGCACTCCTCGCGGCGACGGTTCCGCTGGCACGCTTGCAACGAATTGAACCGGCAGGCATCCTTAAAGGGGAATAA
- a CDS encoding ATP-binding cassette domain-containing protein, with translation MSIEIINVRKVYAASQRGQAGEIRALDGVSLSVRKGEWLAIMGPSGSGKSSLVNLIGCLDRPSSGDIFIDGKDLGELSGSELNRFRAEKIGFIFQQFHLIPYLTALENVMLAQYFHSMTDKQEALEALDRVGLKERAHHLPAQLSGGEQQRVCIARALINDPSIILADEPTGNLDAKNEEIVLKQLRTLHQQGRTIVMVTHDPVVARLADRSVELHHGQIAHQQIFNMSDEMQIDEVLEEIWTLHENGELAEVGRMEVDGALPVSLAVDRMEQLGLVMKRSHGAADHTHKDVVNRCHEAIHPATHSQQHGEFIVDFTPAGQQRAADVIRRHRLAERLFTQTLKVQNEDEIEQQACKFEHILSPEVTEKICSFLGHPATCPHGSPIPAGECCDKAGRVPDPVATQSGAR, from the coding sequence ATGTCCATCGAGATCATCAACGTTCGGAAGGTTTACGCGGCGAGCCAGCGCGGGCAGGCAGGGGAAATACGCGCGCTCGACGGTGTATCGCTTTCTGTGCGGAAAGGCGAATGGCTCGCGATTATGGGGCCATCGGGTTCCGGCAAGTCTTCACTTGTTAACCTCATCGGATGCCTGGATCGTCCCAGTTCGGGAGACATTTTCATCGATGGCAAGGATCTCGGCGAACTCTCCGGCTCCGAACTCAACCGTTTTCGAGCAGAGAAGATCGGCTTCATCTTCCAGCAGTTCCATCTCATTCCCTATCTGACTGCACTGGAAAACGTCATGCTCGCGCAGTACTTCCACTCAATGACCGACAAGCAGGAAGCTCTGGAAGCGCTCGACCGAGTGGGACTCAAGGAGCGCGCGCATCACTTGCCCGCACAGCTTTCCGGCGGCGAGCAGCAAAGAGTCTGCATCGCACGCGCACTGATCAACGATCCCAGCATCATTCTGGCCGATGAGCCTACCGGCAACCTCGACGCTAAGAACGAAGAGATCGTTCTGAAGCAGTTGCGGACTCTACATCAGCAGGGCAGAACGATTGTCATGGTGACGCACGATCCAGTAGTCGCTCGACTCGCGGACCGCTCGGTGGAACTTCACCACGGCCAGATCGCCCATCAGCAGATCTTCAACATGTCTGACGAGATGCAGATCGACGAAGTCCTCGAGGAGATCTGGACACTGCACGAGAACGGCGAGCTAGCAGAAGTTGGCCGCATGGAAGTTGACGGCGCTTTGCCGGTGTCGCTCGCAGTGGATCGCATGGAGCAGCTTGGGCTCGTCATGAAGCGTTCTCACGGCGCAGCCGATCACACGCACAAGGATGTAGTGAACCGCTGCCACGAGGCGATACATCCTGCAACCCACTCACAGCAGCACGGAGAATTCATTGTCGACTTCACTCCTGCGGGCCAGCAGCGTGCTGCCGATGTTATTCGCCGTCACCGCCTTGCCGAGCGGCTCTTCACGCAAACCTTGAAAGTGCAAAACGAAGACGAAATCGAGCAGCAGGCATGCAAGTTCGAGCACATCCTCTCACCCGAGGTTACAGAGAAAATCTGCTCGTTCCTCGGACATCCAGCTACCTGCCCACACGGCAGTCCTATTCCCGCAGGAGAGTGCTGCGATAAGGCTGGACGTGTTCCTGATCCCGTAGCTACGCAGAGCGGCGCCCGCTAG
- a CDS encoding amidohydrolase family protein — translation MKRPFLTTVLAVTFAITANSQQQGSPTPELPTDVPKEAHIRVVLSDKTPSGQDAVWTTPDGVIHEFFQFNDRGRGPKIYTTYKLDVKGVVIAEDSKGVDYMKNPVEEHFVLSGSGASWKNQAEDTHQPNASGKAYVDLNGGPESLELLTRAALKNGGKIDLLPSGQTSARSVKSVLVEASDSRVNATLYEVSGLGFEPAYLWLDESQQFLAVAYGWSSTVRQGFETVVPILHKAQQEVESTRAAEQAHALTHIPAGDLVLKNVNLFDSEAAKVLPKQHVVVHGERIASVAAEAGQATPANAEVIDGSGKTLLPGLWDMHAHLFPLNAFMDVAAGVTTVRDMGNSIDDLTVLRKHIGDGTQIGPRVVPAGFIDGPGPFEGPIKVLAATPQEAVERVDRYANLGYVQIKIYSSVKPELVPIIANEAHKRGLRVSGHVPAGMIAEQFIRDGANEIQHMNFVFLNFMPDVKETRTPERFIAPGKRGADLDLNSPPVNNFIALLKERHIVIDPTMGVWENTYTDRQGQIPKIDQPMFDRLPVQAQRGIKAGGGSLPVPDAATDKQYRASYAKMEEMLKKLYDSGVQLVAGTDAGNGYAFHRELEIYSQAGIPAPAVLRMATLEGARVMHMDKDFGSVTPGKYADMILVSGDPTTQISDIRKIDLVIKNGNLLRPAELYHAIGVQ, via the coding sequence ATGAAGCGCCCATTCCTGACGACCGTACTAGCTGTCACCTTCGCCATCACCGCCAATTCGCAACAGCAGGGTTCCCCCACACCTGAGTTGCCGACGGACGTCCCCAAGGAAGCGCACATCCGCGTCGTGCTCAGTGACAAGACGCCGTCCGGTCAGGACGCTGTGTGGACAACTCCCGATGGCGTCATTCATGAGTTCTTCCAATTCAACGATCGCGGACGCGGCCCGAAGATCTACACAACATACAAGCTCGACGTCAAAGGAGTTGTTATCGCAGAAGACTCCAAGGGCGTCGACTACATGAAGAATCCCGTAGAGGAGCACTTCGTCCTTAGCGGCAGCGGCGCATCCTGGAAAAACCAAGCGGAAGACACTCACCAGCCCAACGCATCTGGCAAGGCCTACGTCGACTTGAACGGCGGTCCAGAGTCACTTGAGTTACTCACGCGAGCCGCTCTAAAGAACGGCGGAAAGATCGACCTCTTACCTTCAGGTCAGACATCCGCGCGCAGCGTGAAGTCAGTGCTCGTGGAGGCCAGCGATTCGAGGGTTAATGCCACTCTGTACGAGGTTTCTGGCCTCGGTTTCGAGCCTGCGTATTTGTGGCTGGACGAAAGCCAGCAGTTCTTGGCTGTCGCTTATGGTTGGAGCAGCACTGTGCGTCAGGGATTCGAGACCGTTGTCCCGATACTGCATAAAGCGCAACAGGAAGTGGAGAGCACCCGCGCCGCCGAGCAAGCGCACGCACTAACTCACATTCCGGCGGGCGACTTAGTCCTGAAGAATGTCAACCTCTTCGACTCCGAGGCGGCTAAGGTTCTTCCCAAGCAGCACGTGGTCGTGCACGGCGAGCGTATCGCGTCGGTTGCCGCCGAAGCCGGTCAGGCCACGCCGGCGAATGCTGAAGTCATCGACGGCTCCGGCAAGACACTCCTGCCTGGACTCTGGGACATGCACGCCCATCTCTTCCCGCTGAACGCCTTCATGGATGTCGCGGCTGGCGTCACCACTGTGCGCGACATGGGCAACAGCATTGACGACCTCACCGTGCTGCGCAAACACATCGGCGACGGCACGCAGATTGGACCCCGTGTCGTGCCTGCAGGCTTCATCGACGGACCTGGCCCGTTCGAAGGCCCGATCAAGGTGCTCGCCGCGACGCCCCAAGAGGCCGTGGAGCGCGTTGATCGCTATGCCAATCTGGGCTACGTCCAGATCAAGATCTACAGCTCAGTCAAACCCGAGCTGGTGCCCATAATCGCCAACGAAGCGCACAAGCGAGGATTGCGAGTCAGTGGACACGTTCCCGCCGGGATGATCGCGGAGCAGTTCATCCGTGACGGCGCCAACGAGATCCAGCACATGAACTTCGTCTTCCTGAACTTCATGCCCGACGTGAAGGAGACACGCACTCCCGAACGCTTCATCGCGCCCGGCAAGCGCGGTGCCGATCTCGACCTGAACAGTCCGCCAGTAAACAACTTCATCGCTTTGCTGAAGGAGCGCCACATCGTCATCGATCCCACCATGGGCGTGTGGGAAAACACGTACACGGACCGCCAAGGTCAGATTCCCAAAATCGATCAACCAATGTTCGACCGTCTTCCAGTACAAGCCCAGCGTGGCATTAAAGCCGGAGGCGGTTCCCTGCCCGTCCCTGACGCGGCCACTGACAAGCAGTACCGCGCTTCCTACGCCAAGATGGAAGAGATGCTGAAGAAGCTCTACGACAGCGGTGTGCAGCTAGTAGCGGGGACCGATGCCGGGAACGGGTACGCGTTCCATCGCGAACTCGAAATTTACAGCCAAGCCGGAATTCCCGCGCCGGCAGTGCTCCGCATGGCCACCCTCGAAGGCGCCCGCGTAATGCACATGGACAAAGACTTCGGCTCGGTTACACCGGGCAAGTACGCCGACATGATTCTGGTGAGCGGCGACCCAACCACCCAGATCAGCGACATTCGCAAGATCGACCTCGTGATAAAGAACGGCAACCTCCTCCGCCCGGCGGAGCTGTACCACGCAATCGGCGTGCAGTGA
- a CDS encoding ABC transporter permease, protein MFFRLLYQSFRRQQRRKLLAGIAVTLGVAVATAMIAVGVDVGDKINRELRVYGANIVVYPEDAALQVRVGDQEVKPASPGTYLKESTLPNIKGIFWGHNILAFAPFLETQVQGQSGPIRVLGTYFDKQLRFGTEEFSTGVEKLYPWWKVQGTWPSDGSTDVLVGSQLASRIGKQAGDSIDLSGVSARISGIVSTGSTEDNAVVAPLALVQRLAHAPDGVDRIYVSALTKPEDPFARRDPDRMTAADRDRWYCSPYANSIAYQLREVFPAARAEQIRQAAQNEGTVLSHISGMMLLIALASLIAAALAVSAAMATTILERRQEVGLMKSLGATASTIASLFVCEATLLALGAGILGFLLGDLIAQRIAQAVFHSGVAITPVLLPMVIILALLVTIGGSAAAIHRALNLDPVLVLRGDV, encoded by the coding sequence GTGTTTTTCCGTCTCCTCTATCAATCGTTCCGGCGACAACAGCGGCGCAAGCTCTTGGCCGGAATTGCCGTTACTTTGGGGGTCGCAGTCGCAACTGCGATGATTGCCGTGGGCGTTGACGTAGGCGACAAGATCAATCGTGAGCTGCGCGTGTACGGCGCAAACATTGTTGTCTACCCAGAGGATGCCGCTCTACAGGTCCGCGTTGGCGATCAGGAAGTGAAGCCTGCGTCTCCCGGAACTTACCTGAAGGAATCAACCCTCCCGAACATCAAAGGAATCTTCTGGGGTCACAACATTCTCGCCTTTGCGCCCTTTCTGGAAACGCAGGTCCAGGGGCAATCAGGTCCAATCCGCGTGCTTGGCACTTACTTCGACAAACAGCTCCGTTTTGGAACAGAAGAGTTCTCAACCGGAGTCGAGAAGCTCTATCCCTGGTGGAAGGTACAAGGGACATGGCCGAGCGATGGCAGCACCGATGTGCTTGTCGGATCACAATTGGCCTCTCGTATCGGAAAACAGGCGGGCGACTCGATCGACCTCTCCGGCGTTTCGGCGCGGATCAGTGGAATCGTTAGCACTGGAAGCACCGAAGACAATGCCGTCGTTGCTCCGCTCGCACTCGTGCAGCGATTGGCTCATGCCCCGGATGGAGTGGACAGGATCTATGTGAGCGCGCTCACAAAGCCAGAAGACCCGTTTGCCCGCCGCGACCCCGATCGCATGACTGCAGCGGATCGCGATCGCTGGTACTGCTCCCCATACGCCAACTCCATTGCCTATCAGTTGCGAGAGGTGTTTCCGGCAGCGCGCGCCGAACAGATTCGCCAAGCCGCGCAGAACGAAGGCACGGTGCTTTCGCACATTTCGGGAATGATGTTGCTGATCGCCCTGGCATCGCTGATTGCGGCTGCCTTGGCCGTTTCGGCTGCTATGGCGACCACGATTCTGGAGCGACGTCAGGAGGTCGGCCTCATGAAGTCGCTGGGGGCGACGGCTTCGACGATTGCATCTCTGTTCGTATGCGAAGCCACACTCCTCGCGCTCGGCGCAGGCATTCTCGGATTCCTGCTCGGTGACCTCATCGCTCAGCGCATCGCCCAGGCGGTATTCCATTCAGGTGTGGCGATCACCCCCGTGCTACTGCCGATGGTCATCATTCTAGCTCTGCTTGTCACTATTGGCGGTAGCGCTGCGGCGATTCATCGTGCCTTGAATCTCGATCCCGTGCTGGTTCTTCGGGGTGATGTATGA